The region CACACCATCGAAATCCACGGCTCCGAAGGCAGCCTGCGGTTCTCGCTCGAGCGGCTGAACGAACTCGAGGTGCTCCGCGACGGCGACCGCGGCTACGAGACGATCCTCGTCACCGACGCGGACGATCCCTACGTCGACCACTGGTGGCCGCCTGGCCACGTCCTCGGCTGGGAGCACACCTTCGTCCACGAGAACTACGAGTTCTTAAGCGCCGTCGCCGAGGGCGGCGAGTTCCACCCGAGTTTCGAGGACGGCCTGGCCGCCCAGCGCATCCTCGCGGCCATCGAAGAGAGCGACGAACGCGGCGAGTGGGTGTCCCCGGCGTAGACGGCGGCCGATTCGGGACCGCGCTCGCGGATCGCCGGAAGCGTCGGGTATTCCCGGCCGGCGACCCAACCCCCACCCGAGATGCCTTCTGAAATGACCGCCCACGTGATCGAGGAGTACGGCGACCCGGACGTCTTCGAGCGGACGACGGTCGAGGTCCCCGAGCCTGGGCCTGACGAGATCCGCGTCGCCGTCGAGGCATCCAGCCTCAACCCCGTCGACTACAAGATCCGTCAGGGCGCCCTGCCGGACTTCGCGCCCGAGTTCCCCGCGAGGCTCCACTGCGACGTCGCGGGCGTCGTCGACGCGGTCGGGGAGAACGTCTCGGCGTTCGACGAGGGCGACGAGGTCTACGGCATGCCGGGCGGCGCGGGCCGTCAGGGTGCGCTCGCGGACTACGTCGTCGGCCACGCGGGAACGTTCGCGCACGCGCCCGAATCGATCCCACTCGAAGACGCCGCCGCCCTGCCCGTCGTCGCGCTCACCGCCTGGGAAATGCTCGCCGACAAGACGAGCGTCGACATCGGCGACGAGGTGCTTGTCTACGGCGCCACCGGCGGCGTCGGCCACATCGGCGTCCAACTGGCCGCCTGGTTCGGCGCGGACGTCACGGCGACGGCCTCGAGCGAAGCAAAGCGCGACCTGGCCGAAGAACTCGGCGCCGACGCGACGGTCGACTACACGGAAACCGACGTCGAGGCGTACGTCGACGAGCACGCCGGCGGCGACGGCTTCGACGTCGTCTTCGACCCGATCGGCGACGAGCACCTCGAGACGGCATTCGAAGCCGTCCGGCCGTTCGGCACCGTCGTGACGACCGAGTCGAGCGCCGCGCAGGACCTGGACCTCGCGCCGATGCACGCCAACTCCCTCGAACTCGGCGTCGTCCTCGTCATCCTGCCCGTGCTGCTGGGCGACCGGCAGGACCGGATCGGCGAGGAACTCGCCGACATCGCGGCACTCGTCGACGACGGCGCCGTCGAACCCGTCATCGACGAGCGGTTCGCCTTCGACGAGGTCGCGGAGGCCCACCGGCTCGGCGAGTCGGGCGACTTCCGCGGGAAGCTGCTGTTAGTCAACGAGTGAGCCGATCGCGGGACGGTTCCGATCCGGTCTCGCTCACTCCGACTCGATCTTGCCGACCGTGTGGATCTGATCGTACCGGACGCTCCCCTCGCCGACCGGTCGTCCGTCGATCTCGACGTACCCCGGCTCTATCCCCGTCACCTCGCCGGTGACGTCGACCGGATGGTCCTCGGTTCGCTCCTCGCTGCGGATCTCGACGACGTCGCCGATCTCGACGTGATCTTCGATGAGCCGCCTGGCCTGGTCCTCGTCGGCGTCCGGCGGAATGGTGATATCGGTCATCGCTCCGTCGGCGCTACCACGTCGACGCCAATAGAACCTCAGTCGGGAGACGCAACGTCACGCCCGCTCGTTGCCGCTCGTCGGCCCCGTCCGGCCCGTTCCGGACGACGGTTTTTGTGTGAACGGGCCGAAGTGCACCCAATGAAGATCATCAAGGACAGCGTCCACGACCACATCCAGGTCGACGGCGTCGCCCGCGACCTCCTCGATACCCCCGAGATGCAGCGGCTTCGGCGCATCAGCCAGCTCGGGACCGTCTCTCTCGTCTATCCGTCCGCCAACCACACCCGCTTCGAACACAGCCTCGGCGTCTACCACCTCGCCTGCGAGGCCCTCGACCACCTCAACGTCGAGGGTCGCCAAGCGGAGCGGGTCCACGCTGCGGCCGTCCTCCACGACGTCGGCCACGGCCCGTTCAGCCACAACCTCGAGTCGCTCACCCACCGCCGGACGGGCCGCTACCACGACGACGTCCACGACCTGCTCGCCGACGGCGCCGTCGGCGACGTGCTCCGCGAGCACGACCTCGACCCCAATGCGGTCGCGGACCTGGTCGCCGGCGAGGGCCGGTTCGGCCAACTGGTCTCGGGCGAACTCGACGTCGATCGGATGGACTACCTGGTGCGGGACGCCCACCACACCGGCGTTCCCTACGGGACGATCGATCACGGTCGCCTGGTCCGCGAACTGACGTTTGTCGACGGCGAACTGGTCCTCGCGGAGGGGAACGTCCAGACCGCCGAGAGCCTGCTGGTCGCGCGGGCGCTGATGAACCCGACCGTTTACAGCCACAGCGTCGCCCGGATTAGCAAGGCGATGCTCCGGCGGGCCGGCGAGCGGCTTCTGGACGCACCCGAGACGGGCGTCGACGCCGAGACCCTCCAGCGGATGGACGACTACGACCTGATCGTCGCCCTGCGATCCTGCGAGGCGACCGGCGAGTTCTCCCGGCGCCTGGACCAGCGGGATCTGTTCAAGCGGGCGGTCTGGGCCGAGATCGACGACGTGCCTGGCGGGATCATCGAGGCCGATCACGAAACGATCCGCGAATTCGAGCGCGAGATCGCCGACGAGGCAGACGTCGATCCCGAACACGTCATTCTCGACGTTCCGAGCCGCCCGTCGATGAAGGAGTCCACCACGCGCGTCGTGGTCAACGGCGAGATCCGCCGGCTAGGACAGCAGTCGGCGCTGGTCGAGGCGCTGCGGGCGGCCCAGTACTCCCAGTGGCGCCTGGGCGTCTACTCACCGCCCGAACTCCGCGATCGGGTCGGTCGGGCGGCCGTCGACGTGCTCGGCCTGAACATCGACGGCGCGCTGGTTCGCGAGGTCCGCGACGGGCTGGACGCGACCTTAGATCAGTTCGTGGACTGAGTCCGGCTCCGACTCCGCTCCGGGCCAGCCGACCCCGAACCGTTGAAGGAACTGCCCGCGAACTCCTCTGTATGGAGCGAACGGGAACGATTCTCCGCGGCCGCGAGTTCGAGCCCGTCGAGGGACGGGTCGTCATCGGCGACGACGGCCGGATCGAAGCCATCGAGGAAGCGTCGGTCGAGAGCGACGACATCATCGTCCCGGCGTTCGTCAACGCCCACACCCACATCGGCGACTCGATCGCCAAGGAGGCCGGCGGCGGCCTCTCGCTCGAGGAACTGGTCGCACCGCCGGACGGCCTGAAACACCGGCTGCTTCGCAGCGCCGACCGCGAGGAACTCGTGAGCGCCGTGGAGCGATCGCTGGGGTTCATGCAGCGGGCGGGAACCGCCGCCTGTCTGGACTTCCGCGAGGGCGACGTCGAGGGCGTTCGCATGCTCGAGGACGCCGCCGCGGGCCGCGAGATCGACGCACTCTCGTTCGCCCGTGGCTCCGTCGACGCGATGCACGCCGGCGACGGGTTCGGCGCCAGCGGCGCCAACGACGACGAATTCGGCGACGAGCGGGAAGCGACCCGCGAGGCCGGCAAACCCTTCGGCATCCACGCGGGTGAGGTCGACGCGAGCGACATCGACCCGGCGCTGGACCTCGAGCCGGACTTCCTCGTGCACATGGTCCACCCTGAACCGGACCACTTAGAGCGAGTCGCCGAACAGGCGGTGCCGATCGTCGTCTGTCCGCGCTCGAACCTGGTCACCGACGTCGGCCTCTCGCCCTACGAGGAACTCCACGAGCGGACGACCCTCGCGCTCGGTACGGACAACGTGATGCTCAACTCCCCGTCGATGTTCCGCGAGATGGAGTTCCTCGCGAAGCTCTCCGATCTCTCCGCCGCCGAAATCCTCCGGATGGCGACGGTCAACGGCGCCGAGCTGGCCGACCTCGACTACGGCCTGATCGAACCCGGCCGGGCGGCCCGCCTGGTCGTCCTCGACGGCGACTCGGACAACCTGGCCGGCGCGCGCGATCCGGTGCGGGCCGTGGTCCGACGCGCGGGCGTCGACGACGTTCGCGAGGTCGTCTACGGCTGAGCGGTCGGTCAGTCGAGCCGTTCGGACGTTTCCGCGTACTCTTTCGAGAGTTCGACGTAGCGGTCGGCGGTCGCCTTCAGGTCCGGATCGTCGATTTCGGCTTTCGGTTCCGCGGGCGCGCCGGTGACGAGCGTCGACGGCGGGACCGCGGTGTCTTCCGTGACGACGCTGCCGGCGGCGACGACCGCCTCCTCGCCGACGTGCGCGCCGTCGAGGACGACCGCGTTCATCCCGACCAGCGCGCGCTCGGCGACGGTCGCATCGTGGACGATGGCGCTGTGACCGACCGTCGAGTAGGGCTCGAGTTCAGCCTCCTCGTGGAGGACGGCGTTGTCCTGGACGTTCGCGCCCTCGCCGACGACGATCCGCCCGTGATCGCCGCGGAGCGTCGTGTTCGGCCAGACGCTGGCGTCGTCCTCGATGACCACGTCGCCGATGACGACCGCGGCCGGATCGACGTACGCGGAGTCGGCGACCTGCGGTTCCGTCCCATTGATCGAGCGTAACATACCACGTCCTGTTTCGAGATGTCCCTTCAAACTGCCCATCCGGGCAACTCGATCGCGGACGGTTCGGTCGGCGTCGTCTCCCCTCCCGATCGAACCGGCGTTTTCGTCGGGATCGACGGACGCGAGCGGGAATTCCGGGCTTCGTGTGTTACCAATCCCAATACACTTTGGCACCACGGCTAATGCGGGATCGCTGCTAACCGTCATATGGCGGTGCACCACCGTCCCTGCGGACGCCCGCGCACCGCCGTGTCATCCCCCCGGACCTTCCACGGTTCGGCACCCCTCTCCCCTTCGTTCCCGACGCTTCGCTTCCAGCCGCCTCGCCTCCGTAGCTCTACTTACTCGTCCGGTAATCGCTCGGAGAGCCGATCGAACCGCTCTTGGGCGGACTCCCGCCGCTCGCGTTCCTCGTCCTCGCGGTACGTCGCCTCGCGTAGCGTCCCCTCGTCTCGGTCGACGCGCACCTCGAAGACCGCCCCCTCGTGTCGTCCCTCGTCCGGTAGCGCGTCGACGTCGAGCGCGAGTTCGTCGACGACGTCCCCCGCTTCCTCGAGCAGGAGCACCGCCGTCTCGCCGTCGACGATGCGATCGAGGACCGCGGTGTGCGTCTCGGTCTCGGGCATGGTCATCGGGCCGCAGTACGGGCGGGAGCACCATCAATCGGTGGCCGATCGGTGTCGGTGCCGGCGTCGATCGACGCCCCTCCCCCTGACCGCGGCCGTTCGATCGTCGCCGGGGCGTCGAGCGCTGATTGGGCCTCGTACTTCCGCTCGAGCACGTCCTCGGGATCGGTCGACGCGTCCGTTTCCGTCTCGACGGCAACGTCGGTTCCGTCCGTCGCGAGGACGATATCGCCGTGGACGCCCGTCCAGTAGGTCTCGATCCCGCGGTCGGCGAAGGCCTCGAGAATCTCGTCGTGCGGGTGACCGTACTGGGACTCGAGCGCGCTCGAGATGACCGCGATTTCGGGGTCGACTCGCTCGAGGAACGCGTCGCTCGAGGACGTCGACGAGCCGTGGTGGCCCGCCTGGTAGGCGTCGGCCGCGAGGGCGTCACCGTGGTCGTCGACCAACCGCGCTTCCGTGCTCTGGTCGGCGTCGCCGGTCGTCAGGTAGGAGAACGCGCCGTACTCGAGCGCGAGGACGATCCCGTTCCCGTCGACGTCTTCGCCGTCTCCGTCTTCGGGCGGGTTCAGGATGCTCGCCTCGACGCTCTCGCTCTCGACCGGTAGGCTATCGCCCGACTCCACGCGGATCAGGTCGACGTCGTGCTCCTCGATCGCGTCGAGGTAGTCGTCGTACGTGGCACTCGTGTGCGCGACCCCGGAGTCGTAGGCCGCGCCGACCCCGTCGCCGTTCTCCTCAACGTACTCGATGACGGCCGGGTGGCCGCCGATGTGATCCGAGTGGCCGTGGGTCGCCACCAGGTGATCGATCCGATCGATGTCGTGTGCGTCGAGGTAGTCGATCACGGCCTGGCCGTCGTCTCGCCAGTCACCGGTGTCGATCAGGATCGTCTCGCCGTCGGGCGTGACCACGAGCGTCGAGTCGGCCTGGCCGACGTCGATGTGGTGGATCTCGAGGTCGCCGTTTCCGCCTGGTCCGTCCGCGTCGATATCTTCGCCGTCGTTCGTACCGGTACCGAAGCCGCCGGCACACCCTGCGAGGGCGACCAGGCCGGCGACGACGACGAGACACAGCGCTCGGCGCATTCGTATGCCGTTCGATGAGGGCGTGCGTTATGTGGGTTCGGACCGTCAGTATTTCGAGACAGTTCATTTCGATAACGTAGCTGTTCGAACCGGGAACGGAGTATCGGCGCGTGCACTGCTCGCGGTCGCGTTCGACGGATCTCGTATCACCTTGAAAAATGAGTTCGAATGCTATCGATACGCGTCGATTTCCGTCCGCTTCCGGGCGTTAGAACGCGTCGCCCTCGAAACTCGCGTCGGCGTGGAGGCTGTCCTTCAGCGCGTCGTGGACCTTGCAGAGTTCGAAGGCGCGCTCGATGATCTCCTTGCCGGTCTCGTCGTCGACGTCGGCCTCGACGCGGATGTCGAACTGGATCGACTCGAGTTTGTCGTCGTCGTTGAGTTCGCCGCCGGTCTCGATCTCGATCCGTCCGAGGTCGTCGGCGCCGCGCTGCTGGCCGCCGACGCGCAGTGCGGGGACGTAACAGGAGCCGTAGGCCGCCAGCAGCGTCTCGAGCGTGTCTGGGGCGTCCTCTCCGTTGGCGTCGATCGTCGTCTCGAAGTCGCGGATCTCGTTGGTGGCGCTGTACCCTTCGTCGGAGACGGTAGTGACTTGCTTCGCCATGGCAGTCGGGTGGTCCACGGGCGGCGCTGTAAACGTTGTTCTCGCAGCGGGGACGATTCGAACGGCTGACCGAAAATCGGCGGTCGAACGTGGTCGTCGGCGGCGCGGTTCGGCGATGCGCGACGCGAACGGGCCGCGAGCGCGGATGCCGCGCTCGGTTCAGGCCTCGAGTTCGAACGGCTCGTCGGCCTCGAGGGCGTGTACCTCGGCGTTGCTGCCGGTGCCCGCTACTTCGCTGGCGAAGTCCTCGGGGTCCTGCTCGATCGGCGGGAAGGTGTCGTAATGCTGCGGGAAGGCGTGATCGACGTCGAGCCAGTCGACGGCGATGGCGGCCTGCTGGGGCCCCATCGTGAAGTGGTCGCCGATCGGCACCGCGGCGGCGTCGGGTTCGAGGTACGGGCCGATGACCTCGCGCATCTCGGTCATGAGGCTGGTGTCCCCGGCGTGATAGAACGTCGTCGATTCCTCGTCGCTGACCTGCGTGGGCTTGGTGTCCGAGACGACGAAGCCGGCGGGCATCCCGCCGCTCTGGCCGTTCTCGGTCATGATCCCGTTCGTGTGGTCGGCGCGGACCATGCTGACGTACGCGTCGCCGCACTCGACGGTGCCGCCGAGGTTCATCCCCATGCCCCCGACGGCGTCGTCGAAGCCGAACTCGTCCTCGCAGTAGGAGACGAGCTCCGGCGTCGCGACGAGCGTCGCGTCCGAGAATGCCCCGGCGTCGGCGATGTGATCGGCGTGGCCGTGGGTCAACAGCACGTAGTCCGGCGCGTCGACGTCTTCGGGCTCGAGATCGGTCTTCGGATTGTCGAAGAATGGATCGATCAACAGCTCCGTCTCGCCTACGGTGACGTGCCACGTCGAGTGGCCGTGCCAGGTGAGTTCCATAGCGTGCGATGAGTTGGTGCGAATATGACTTAAAACTGGGCGGGCCGGCGACTTCGCGTTGCTGCGTCGCCGCGTCGTCCTCCGATCTTGGACCGGAACACGCACGACAATAGCCGATCGCGTTCCGTCGACGAACCGTACTAGCACCAACGCTTATACGTTCCCTTTCGCTACGCTCGAACGCCGCAGGCGAACTGACACACCACGCATGCGGTCCGGGATTGCACCCGGTTTTGCCACAGTACAGCGTGATTCCGGTGCGAGCGTCCACGATGACACCGACGTCTCGCCCCCTGATCTGCGATCTACCGCCGGGATCACGGCTCGTCGCCGCCATCACGTCCGGCGGCGATGCCGTGTCGTTTTTTATCCTCAGTGCGTACGGCGACTATGCTCGCACTCACGCTCGAGGAGTTCATGGTCGAGTTGAACGACGGCGCGATCAAGAACGTCGGCCCGAACAACAAGGCAGCAACGGTCAAACTGTTCGACGTCGACTCGGCCGAAGCCAGGGAGTTCGGGGACAAGCGCGTCAAACTCGTCTTCGAGGACGAGGAGGAGAACGAAATTCAGGTCTCGCTGTTCCCCGAAGACGTGCGCGCGCTCGTCGACGATATCGAAGAACTCGAGGAGGATTCGCCCGTTTTCGAGTGACTGCGCCGCGGTCGCGACGTTGCAGATGCAACGATCCGTGCGAACGCATTTCGACAACCGTTTTAGGGCGAAACCGCTTGGTCCGACTAGATGGGTAACTGTATCATCTGTGGCACTCCCGTCGACGGCGAGATCTGTGAGAGTCACGAGGAGGATGCCGTGTTCGAATTTCGCGGCACCGCTCCCTCACAGCTCACCCCCGGTCGCTACTACCGGGGAACCGTCGACGGCTACGCCGACTTCGGTGTCTTCATCGACATCGGAGACCACGTCACTGGCCTGTTGCACCGAAGCGAACTCGACCGCCGACTCGAGAGTCTCGACTGGGAACCGGGCGACGACGTCTTCGTCCAGGTGCTCGACGTTCGGGACAACGGCAACGTCGACCTCGGCTGGTCGATCCGCCAGCGCGAACGCGAGTTCCGCGGCAAGCTGATCGAGACGCCCGACGGCGAGTACCAGCCCGAGGAGTTCGAAGACGACGCGACCGACGAAGAGACGGCTGAGACGGAGACCGACGACCTCACCGACGATAGAGCCGAAGAAGCCGGCGAGTTGCAGGCGACCGCCGAGGAGACCGATCCCGAGTCGGAGACGGACGCCGAGCCCGCGACCGCGGAAGCGAGCGCCGTCGCGAGCAGCGGTTCCGTCGCGACCGAGACCGCGGCCGCGTCGGCCCCGGCGACCGACGACGCCGAACCCGAACCCGAGTCCGAGCCCGCGCTCAAGCGGACGACGGTCGACGCCATCGACAACCAGGTCGGTAGCGTCGTCCGGCTCGAGGGCGAGATCATCAGCGTCCGCCAGACCAGCGGTCCGACGGTCTTCGAACTGCGCGACGAGACCGGCACCGTCGAGTGCGCCGCCTTCGAGGAGGCCGGCGTCCGCGCCTACCCGGACGTCGACGTCGACGACATCGTCGCCCTCGAGGGCGAGGTCGAACGCCACCACGGCGACCTGCAGGTCGAGACGGAGTCGCTCGAGATCCTCGACGACGAGGAGCGCGGCACCATCGTCGACCGCCTCGAAAGCGCGATCGAACGCGAGGCCAGGCCGGCTGACGTCGAGGCGCTCGTCGAACACGACGCAGTCGCAGCCGTCGAAGACGGCGTCGCCGACGCGGCGACCGCGATCCGCCGGGCCGTCATGGAAGCCCGTCCGATCGTCGTCCGTCACGGCGCGACCGCCGACGGCTACGTCGCCGGCGCCGCCATCGAGCGGGCCGTACTCCCGCTGATCCGCGAGAAGCACACGCGCGAGGACGCGGAGTACCACTACTTCGAGCGCCGTCCGCTCGACGGCCGCGTCTACGACATGGACGCCGCGACCGACGACGTCACCTCGATGCTCGAGGCGCGCGACCGTCACGGCGAACAGCTCCCGCTCGTCGTCTTAGTCGACGCCGGCTCGACCGTCGAGTCCGTCGACGGCTACGACCTGCTCTCGCTGTACGGCGCCGACGCGCTCGTGATCGACGACAGCCGCGCCGACGACGAGATCACCGACGCGGTCGACGTCGCCGTCGCCCCGTCGCTCGCCGGCGCCGACGTCGCCGATGTCACCTCGACTGCGCTCGCGGCGAACGTCGCCGCCCACGTCAACGAGGACGTCCGCGACGATCTCGAACACCTCCCCGCGGTCAGCTACTGGGAGAACGCCCCCGAAGCGTACCTCGAACTCGCTCGCCAGGCCGGCTACGACGAGACCGGTGTCTCCGAGCGCCGCGAGGCCGTCGCGCTCGAGGCCTACTATCAGTCGTACAAGGACAAGCGCGAACTCGTCACGGACCTGCTGTTCGACGACGACGGCGACCTCGCTGCGCACGTCTCCGAGCAGTTCCGCGACAAACTCGAGACCGAACTCGAGACGGCTCGCGAGAACCTGACCACCCGGGAGGTCGGCGACGTCACCGTCTCCGTGCTCGACACGGACGCCTTCACCCACCGGTACAACTTCCCGACGACGATCCTGCTGCTGGACGCGCTCCACCGTCGCGAACGCGAGGATGCTGAGCCGTCTGTCATCACGCTCGGCATCGGCGACGACGAACTCCACGTCCGCACGACCGACCGCGTGAACGTGCGCGATCTCGGCGACGCGATCGCCGAGGCCGTGCCCAACGCCGGCGTCCGCGTCGTCGGCGGCCGCGACGGTCACGTCGAGTTCCTGCCGGGCGAACGCGACGCGGTTCGCGAAGCTGCGCTCGACGCACTCGGCGAGACGCTCGCGTAAGACTCGTTCTCCTCCGTCGTCCCACGCGCCGCGTAGCGGCGCCACCGTTTCGCTCGCGCGGTCGTTTCGCTCGAACGCCGACCGGCAACGTATATCTGTTTTCGAGCGGACACGACACACATGGACGGACGTGCGAGCGAGGGCGGGGGAGACGATCGCGAGCGGCCCGAGGACGATCCGCGGACTCGCCTCCGCGAGAACGCGACGAGCATCGCGTCGGTGCTCGTGACGGCGATCTGGCTCGGTGCGATGTTCACCGGACAGTCGTGGTGGCTCGCCGCGCTGCTTGTGGGGTACGTCGCCGTCGTGCCGGTAGTCGCGATGCTGTTCGGCGACGAGGACGACCGCAGCGAGTGGGTAGACGAGGATACGAACGCCACCCACACCGGACCGGCGGAGACGAACACGGGCGCAGACACCCGCGACGCCCTCGAGACCCTTCGCGAGCGGTACGCCGCCGGCAAGTTGACCGACGAGCAGTTCGAGCGCAAACTCGAGCGATTACTGAACACCGAGACGATCGAAGACGCCCGGACGTGGGCGCGAGATCGGGATCGGAATCGGGACCGCGACCGTGAGCAGGAGCAAGAGCAAGAGCGGGTCTCGGCCCGAGAACGGGACCTCG is a window of Natrinema salifodinae DNA encoding:
- a CDS encoding metal-dependent hydrolase, producing the protein MELTWHGHSTWHVTVGETELLIDPFFDNPKTDLEPEDVDAPDYVLLTHGHADHIADAGAFSDATLVATPELVSYCEDEFGFDDAVGGMGMNLGGTVECGDAYVSMVRADHTNGIMTENGQSGGMPAGFVVSDTKPTQVSDEESTTFYHAGDTSLMTEMREVIGPYLEPDAAAVPIGDHFTMGPQQAAIAVDWLDVDHAFPQHYDTFPPIEQDPEDFASEVAGTGSNAEVHALEADEPFELEA
- a CDS encoding amidohydrolase family protein, with the protein product MERTGTILRGREFEPVEGRVVIGDDGRIEAIEEASVESDDIIVPAFVNAHTHIGDSIAKEAGGGLSLEELVAPPDGLKHRLLRSADREELVSAVERSLGFMQRAGTAACLDFREGDVEGVRMLEDAAAGREIDALSFARGSVDAMHAGDGFGASGANDDEFGDEREATREAGKPFGIHAGEVDASDIDPALDLEPDFLVHMVHPEPDHLERVAEQAVPIVVCPRSNLVTDVGLSPYEELHERTTLALGTDNVMLNSPSMFREMEFLAKLSDLSAAEILRMATVNGAELADLDYGLIEPGRAARLVVLDGDSDNLAGARDPVRAVVRRAGVDDVREVVYG
- a CDS encoding DUF3006 family protein, with amino-acid sequence MPETETHTAVLDRIVDGETAVLLLEEAGDVVDELALDVDALPDEGRHEGAVFEVRVDRDEGTLREATYREDEERERRESAQERFDRLSERLPDE
- a CDS encoding HD domain-containing protein — its product is MKIIKDSVHDHIQVDGVARDLLDTPEMQRLRRISQLGTVSLVYPSANHTRFEHSLGVYHLACEALDHLNVEGRQAERVHAAAVLHDVGHGPFSHNLESLTHRRTGRYHDDVHDLLADGAVGDVLREHDLDPNAVADLVAGEGRFGQLVSGELDVDRMDYLVRDAHHTGVPYGTIDHGRLVRELTFVDGELVLAEGNVQTAESLLVARALMNPTVYSHSVARISKAMLRRAGERLLDAPETGVDAETLQRMDDYDLIVALRSCEATGEFSRRLDQRDLFKRAVWAEIDDVPGGIIEADHETIREFEREIADEADVDPEHVILDVPSRPSMKESTTRVVVNGEIRRLGQQSALVEALRAAQYSQWRLGVYSPPELRDRVGRAAVDVLGLNIDGALVREVRDGLDATLDQFVD
- a CDS encoding zinc-binding dehydrogenase, encoding MPSEMTAHVIEEYGDPDVFERTTVEVPEPGPDEIRVAVEASSLNPVDYKIRQGALPDFAPEFPARLHCDVAGVVDAVGENVSAFDEGDEVYGMPGGAGRQGALADYVVGHAGTFAHAPESIPLEDAAALPVVALTAWEMLADKTSVDIGDEVLVYGATGGVGHIGVQLAAWFGADVTATASSEAKRDLAEELGADATVDYTETDVEAYVDEHAGGDGFDVVFDPIGDEHLETAFEAVRPFGTVVTTESSAAQDLDLAPMHANSLELGVVLVILPVLLGDRQDRIGEELADIAALVDDGAVEPVIDERFAFDEVAEAHRLGESGDFRGKLLLVNE
- a CDS encoding ComEC/Rec2 family competence protein, with protein sequence MRRALCLVVVAGLVALAGCAGGFGTGTNDGEDIDADGPGGNGDLEIHHIDVGQADSTLVVTPDGETILIDTGDWRDDGQAVIDYLDAHDIDRIDHLVATHGHSDHIGGHPAVIEYVEENGDGVGAAYDSGVAHTSATYDDYLDAIEEHDVDLIRVESGDSLPVESESVEASILNPPEDGDGEDVDGNGIVLALEYGAFSYLTTGDADQSTEARLVDDHGDALAADAYQAGHHGSSTSSSDAFLERVDPEIAVISSALESQYGHPHDEILEAFADRGIETYWTGVHGDIVLATDGTDVAVETETDASTDPEDVLERKYEAQSALDAPATIERPRSGGGASIDAGTDTDRPPIDGAPARTAAR
- a CDS encoding SHOCT domain-containing protein, translating into MDGRASEGGGDDRERPEDDPRTRLRENATSIASVLVTAIWLGAMFTGQSWWLAALLVGYVAVVPVVAMLFGDEDDRSEWVDEDTNATHTGPAETNTGADTRDALETLRERYAAGKLTDEQFERKLERLLNTETIEDARTWARDRDRNRDRDREQEQEQERVSARERDLEYER
- a CDS encoding OsmC family protein, which translates into the protein MAKQVTTVSDEGYSATNEIRDFETTIDANGEDAPDTLETLLAAYGSCYVPALRVGGQQRGADDLGRIEIETGGELNDDDKLESIQFDIRVEADVDDETGKEIIERAFELCKVHDALKDSLHADASFEGDAF
- a CDS encoding gamma carbonic anhydrase family protein; the protein is MLRSINGTEPQVADSAYVDPAAVVIGDVVIEDDASVWPNTTLRGDHGRIVVGEGANVQDNAVLHEEAELEPYSTVGHSAIVHDATVAERALVGMNAVVLDGAHVGEEAVVAAGSVVTEDTAVPPSTLVTGAPAEPKAEIDDPDLKATADRYVELSKEYAETSERLD
- a CDS encoding DHH family phosphoesterase, with protein sequence MGNCIICGTPVDGEICESHEEDAVFEFRGTAPSQLTPGRYYRGTVDGYADFGVFIDIGDHVTGLLHRSELDRRLESLDWEPGDDVFVQVLDVRDNGNVDLGWSIRQREREFRGKLIETPDGEYQPEEFEDDATDEETAETETDDLTDDRAEEAGELQATAEETDPESETDAEPATAEASAVASSGSVATETAAASAPATDDAEPEPESEPALKRTTVDAIDNQVGSVVRLEGEIISVRQTSGPTVFELRDETGTVECAAFEEAGVRAYPDVDVDDIVALEGEVERHHGDLQVETESLEILDDEERGTIVDRLESAIEREARPADVEALVEHDAVAAVEDGVADAATAIRRAVMEARPIVVRHGATADGYVAGAAIERAVLPLIREKHTREDAEYHYFERRPLDGRVYDMDAATDDVTSMLEARDRHGEQLPLVVLVDAGSTVESVDGYDLLSLYGADALVIDDSRADDEITDAVDVAVAPSLAGADVADVTSTALAANVAAHVNEDVRDDLEHLPAVSYWENAPEAYLELARQAGYDETGVSERREAVALEAYYQSYKDKRELVTDLLFDDDGDLAAHVSEQFRDKLETELETARENLTTREVGDVTVSVLDTDAFTHRYNFPTTILLLDALHRREREDAEPSVITLGIGDDELHVRTTDRVNVRDLGDAIAEAVPNAGVRVVGGRDGHVEFLPGERDAVREAALDALGETLA